In Edaphobacter paludis, a single window of DNA contains:
- the ileS gene encoding isoleucine--tRNA ligase: MPEVSDLKSTPDQTVKPLKSTLNLPQTSFAMKANLPVNEPIRLAEWQKQDLYAQIRAARAGSPKYILHDGPPYANGAIHLGHALNKCIKDFVVKTKTMAGFDSPYVPGWDCHGLPIEIKVDEQLGRKKLEMDPLAVRKACRDYAQKYVDLQRTQFERIGVFGRWDKPYLTMSFPYEASIAETFYDFFEKGFVYKGLKPVYWCIHDRTALAEAEVEYEQHTSPSVYVRYALTSDPAAIDAELAGKKVATIIWTTTPWTLPASLAVAFNPELDYVALENTDGTVYIVLEALAAAVKTACNLTEAVEIARFKGAKLDRVTFQHPFLDRQVLGVTADYVTAEQGTGAVHTAPAHGVDDFYTGKRYDLPEVQYVDNAGRQRNTNGEPYEGLTVFKSNPVIIELLKEKGALLSATSFEHSYPHCWRCHNPVIVRATEQWFIGMETPMFTPEGSETTFRQRALDEIKKVVWDPAWGEERISNMIATRPDWCISRQRIWGVPIAVFLCEKCHTPLNDLAINKSIVQLFHKEGADAWYTHDVATLLPQGTKCACGNEEFRKEMDILDVWFESGASWHAVLDIEPELHWPADLYTEGGDQHRGWFHSSLLTSVAVRGRAPYKMVATSGWTLDEQGRAFSKSLGNGVDPVDIAKRLGGEIIRLWVASVDFREDVAASENLMQRVSDNYRKLRNTLRFLLGNLHDFDPATNTIAFSAMEPLDQYILARTAELDTKIRAAYDDFEFHRAYHALNEYVNTDLSALYLDVLKDRLYTFAPNHPARRSAQTALWRIAEALTRLIAPILSFTADEVWQLLPKVEGRETSVHIALFPDIADIVPGNVKHLEEDWEQLLATRDTVLISLEAARRDKLVGKGLDAKVQIEASEPLFTLLKKYEPSLKELFNTSQVELAHIEHADLQPRVTTVAADGTKCERCWNYTTDVGNDPRFPTVCLRCAEALEAIDYAPYAAQTTEQQA; this comes from the coding sequence ATGCCGGAAGTATCTGATTTAAAGTCCACACCCGACCAGACCGTCAAGCCGCTGAAGTCTACCCTGAACCTGCCGCAGACAAGCTTCGCCATGAAGGCTAATCTGCCCGTCAACGAGCCTATCCGCCTCGCCGAGTGGCAGAAACAGGACCTCTACGCCCAGATTCGCGCCGCCCGCGCCGGCTCACCCAAGTACATCCTCCACGATGGCCCTCCCTACGCCAACGGAGCCATCCACCTCGGCCACGCCCTCAACAAGTGCATCAAGGACTTCGTGGTCAAGACCAAGACCATGGCCGGCTTCGACTCCCCCTACGTCCCCGGCTGGGATTGCCATGGCCTCCCCATCGAAATCAAGGTGGACGAGCAGCTAGGCCGCAAAAAGCTGGAGATGGACCCCCTCGCCGTCCGCAAAGCCTGCCGCGACTACGCGCAGAAATACGTCGACCTTCAGCGCACCCAGTTTGAGCGCATCGGCGTCTTCGGCCGCTGGGACAAGCCCTATCTCACGATGTCCTTTCCCTACGAGGCCAGCATCGCCGAGACCTTCTACGATTTCTTCGAGAAAGGCTTCGTCTACAAGGGCCTCAAGCCGGTCTACTGGTGCATCCACGACCGCACCGCCCTCGCCGAAGCTGAAGTCGAGTACGAGCAGCACACTAGCCCCAGCGTCTACGTCCGCTACGCCCTCACCAGCGATCCGGCCGCCATCGACGCCGAACTGGCGGGAAAAAAAGTCGCAACCATCATTTGGACGACTACTCCCTGGACCCTCCCCGCCTCGCTAGCCGTAGCCTTCAATCCCGAACTCGACTATGTAGCCCTCGAAAACACTGACGGCACCGTCTATATAGTCCTCGAAGCTCTCGCCGCTGCGGTCAAAACCGCGTGCAACCTCACCGAAGCCGTCGAGATCGCCCGCTTCAAGGGAGCAAAGCTAGACCGCGTCACCTTTCAGCATCCGTTCCTCGACCGCCAGGTCCTCGGCGTCACCGCCGACTACGTCACCGCCGAGCAAGGCACCGGAGCCGTCCACACCGCGCCCGCCCACGGCGTCGACGACTTCTACACCGGCAAGCGTTACGACCTGCCCGAAGTCCAGTATGTAGACAACGCCGGACGCCAGCGCAACACCAACGGCGAACCCTATGAAGGCCTCACCGTCTTCAAATCGAACCCTGTCATCATCGAGCTGCTCAAAGAAAAAGGAGCACTCCTCAGCGCCACCAGCTTCGAACACTCCTATCCGCACTGCTGGCGCTGCCACAATCCCGTCATCGTCCGCGCCACCGAGCAGTGGTTCATCGGCATGGAGACGCCGATGTTCACTCCCGAAGGAAGTGAGACCACCTTCCGCCAGCGCGCCCTCGACGAGATCAAGAAAGTTGTCTGGGACCCGGCATGGGGCGAAGAGCGCATCTCCAACATGATCGCCACCCGGCCCGACTGGTGCATCTCCCGCCAGCGCATCTGGGGCGTTCCTATCGCCGTCTTCCTCTGCGAAAAGTGCCACACGCCGCTGAACGATCTGGCCATAAATAAAAGCATCGTCCAGCTCTTCCACAAAGAAGGCGCCGACGCCTGGTACACCCACGACGTAGCCACGCTGCTTCCCCAGGGAACGAAGTGCGCCTGCGGCAACGAAGAGTTCCGCAAAGAGATGGACATCCTCGACGTCTGGTTCGAGTCCGGCGCAAGCTGGCACGCCGTGCTCGACATCGAACCCGAGCTGCACTGGCCCGCCGACCTCTACACCGAAGGCGGAGACCAGCACCGCGGCTGGTTCCACTCGTCATTACTTACGTCCGTAGCCGTGCGCGGACGGGCCCCCTACAAGATGGTAGCCACCTCCGGCTGGACGCTCGACGAACAAGGCCGTGCCTTCTCGAAGTCCCTCGGCAACGGCGTCGATCCCGTCGACATCGCCAAGCGCCTCGGCGGCGAGATCATCCGTCTATGGGTCGCTTCCGTCGACTTCCGCGAAGACGTAGCCGCCAGCGAAAACTTAATGCAGCGCGTCAGCGACAACTACCGCAAGCTGCGCAACACCCTCCGCTTCCTTCTCGGCAACCTGCACGACTTCGACCCCGCGACGAACACCATCGCGTTCTCTGCGATGGAGCCTTTAGACCAGTACATCCTCGCCCGCACTGCCGAGCTGGACACCAAGATCCGCGCAGCCTACGACGACTTCGAGTTCCACCGCGCCTATCACGCACTCAACGAGTACGTGAACACCGACCTCAGCGCGCTCTACCTCGACGTCCTCAAGGACCGCCTCTACACCTTCGCCCCGAACCACCCCGCACGCCGCAGCGCACAGACTGCGCTCTGGCGCATCGCCGAAGCCCTCACCCGCCTGATCGCTCCTATCCTCAGCTTCACCGCCGACGAGGTCTGGCAGCTTCTGCCCAAGGTCGAAGGCCGCGAAACCAGCGTCCACATCGCCCTCTTCCCCGACATCGCCGACATCGTTCCTGGCAACGTCAAGCACCTCGAAGAGGACTGGGAACAGCTGCTCGCCACCCGAGACACTGTGCTCATCTCGCTCGAAGCCGCCCGCCGCGACAAGCTGGTCGGCAAAGGTCTCGACGCCAAGGTGCAGATCGAGGCCAGCGAACCTCTATTCACTCTTCTGAAGAAGTACGAGCCCAGCCTCAAGGAACTCTTCAACACCTCGCAGGTAGAACTCGCCCACATCGAGCACGCCGATCTACAACCGCGCGTCACCACCGTCGCAGCTGATGGCACCAAATGCGAACGCTGCTGGAACTACACCACCGACGTAGGCAACGACCCGCGCTTCCCCACCGTCTGCCTCCGCTGTGCCGAAGCACTCGAAGCCATCGACTACGCTCCTTACGCA
- a CDS encoding energy transducer TonB has protein sequence MANTVLTPPPEIDPSREGPTLRPADAPHLNEETEGSMWTSLFSNLRDAFSTKKEAPLELESKPVESDLILHEEGTIASLWSSVRDVFFPVKLPPLQLESKPIAVVDRMKVKRDPTSTAIAVVLHGLVILLIAFLLAKKIKFAAPAKVAVVTDVTIPPMAPIKAKTMGGGGGQHDTTPVTKGTPPKFAERQIVPPKAPPLEPPKINIQPTIEVQKDVHMASSIPQIGVANSPLVGMSMGNGHGTGLGSGDGSGLGPGSGGNTGGGPRRIGGGVSAPVLIYSVEPEFSEEARKAKVAGNVLVNLWVDTNGLPSHVHVIRGVGMGLDEKAVEAVKQYKFKPAMENGKPVLVELNVEVNFQIF, from the coding sequence ATGGCTAATACAGTTTTGACACCACCGCCAGAGATCGACCCAAGCAGAGAGGGTCCGACGCTCCGTCCGGCGGATGCACCCCATCTGAATGAGGAAACTGAGGGGTCGATGTGGACCTCCCTGTTCTCGAACCTTCGGGACGCGTTCAGCACAAAAAAAGAAGCTCCGCTCGAGCTTGAGTCGAAGCCGGTCGAGAGCGACCTCATCCTTCATGAAGAGGGCACAATCGCCTCTTTGTGGAGCAGCGTGCGGGATGTGTTCTTCCCGGTGAAGCTGCCTCCACTGCAACTTGAGTCGAAGCCGATCGCTGTGGTCGACCGCATGAAGGTGAAGCGCGACCCGACATCGACGGCGATTGCGGTGGTGCTGCATGGTCTGGTAATCCTGCTGATCGCCTTTCTGCTGGCCAAGAAGATCAAGTTTGCCGCACCTGCCAAGGTTGCTGTGGTAACCGACGTTACGATTCCTCCCATGGCACCGATCAAGGCAAAAACGATGGGTGGGGGCGGCGGCCAGCATGACACGACTCCGGTGACGAAGGGAACACCGCCTAAGTTTGCGGAACGCCAGATCGTTCCACCGAAGGCACCGCCGCTGGAGCCACCGAAAATTAACATCCAGCCCACCATTGAGGTCCAGAAGGATGTTCATATGGCCAGCAGCATTCCACAGATCGGCGTGGCCAACTCGCCGCTGGTGGGGATGTCGATGGGCAATGGTCATGGGACCGGGCTTGGATCGGGCGATGGCTCGGGGCTTGGGCCGGGATCGGGCGGCAACACTGGCGGCGGACCGCGACGGATTGGCGGCGGCGTGTCGGCCCCCGTTCTGATCTATTCGGTTGAGCCGGAGTTCTCCGAAGAGGCGCGCAAGGCTAAGGTTGCGGGAAATGTTCTAGTGAACCTCTGGGTTGATACCAATGGACTTCCCAGCCATGTGCATGTGATTCGCGGCGTCGGCATGGGACTGGATGAAAAGGCCGTCGAGGCGGTGAAGCAATATAAGTTCAAGCCGGCGATGGAGAACGGGAAGCCTGTGCTGGTGGAGTTGAACGTTGAGGTGAACTTCCAGATCTTCTAG
- a CDS encoding DUF1800 domain-containing protein translates to MGFGRISAGHVVDAMRIVVVFGLLGLVVGMPLAARAQATKVKQIEEQEKVLHALNRFTFGPRPGDVAAVEAMGLQRWFEQQLNPQSIDDSALEQRLAVFPAMTISQTELMERYPTPQRLRQMIRTRMPLPSNPVEHAIYADDIARLEAQKAKQAAVQTASTGNAMQPAGMQVAGDMNAAGGGMDASAAAQEEKLYADLDAVKVVNLPPDARMRRIVGMSAEEFMAFRKSLRPQELKAAEEGLSPTQRETFEALQGGPRMVGTELLQSRMLRDIYSERQLQAVMTDFWLNHFNVYLRKNQNEPYLLPAFERDVIRPNALGKFEDLLVATAKSPAMQVYLDNWQSIGPNSKAAQNSARAAQRATNPQVKQALKDRGLNENYGRELMELHTIGVQCEVSADRPAKNLDKSCGKGYTQQDVIAVAKTLTGWTVDRPDEGSEFKFDERRHEPGTKKVLGKKIKENGEAEGMQVLHMLATSPATAKLISTQLAVRFVSDTPPPALVDRMAKAFAKSHGDIKVVLRTMFDSPEFWSPEVYRAKVKTPVEFVVSAVRASEADVTDAQPLVGALNRLGMPLYGMQTPNGYSWKADAWVNTGDLVDRMNFALALSSGRMNGVKTDWRGLLGDASLPDAAAKEQRLEALLLDQPASEHTRATVLGQFQNTAAQDDAAKRFSAGRILNASARQGQDDRDAGMMAGLLLGSPEFQRR, encoded by the coding sequence ATGGGGTTTGGTCGGATTTCTGCCGGACATGTTGTGGATGCGATGCGGATTGTTGTCGTATTTGGGCTGCTTGGTTTGGTGGTGGGGATGCCTTTGGCTGCGCGAGCGCAGGCGACGAAGGTGAAGCAGATTGAAGAGCAGGAGAAGGTGCTTCATGCCTTGAACCGGTTTACGTTTGGGCCCAGGCCAGGCGATGTGGCGGCGGTCGAGGCGATGGGGCTGCAAAGGTGGTTTGAGCAGCAGTTGAATCCGCAAAGCATTGATGACTCGGCGCTGGAGCAGCGACTGGCAGTCTTTCCAGCGATGACGATCTCGCAGACAGAGTTGATGGAGCGGTATCCCACGCCGCAGCGGCTGCGGCAGATGATTCGAACGCGAATGCCGCTGCCGAGCAATCCGGTGGAACATGCGATCTATGCGGACGATATTGCACGGCTGGAGGCGCAAAAGGCGAAGCAGGCGGCAGTTCAGACAGCGAGTACCGGAAATGCGATGCAGCCAGCGGGGATGCAGGTGGCGGGTGACATGAACGCGGCTGGCGGTGGCATGGATGCAAGTGCGGCGGCGCAGGAGGAGAAGTTGTACGCCGATCTGGATGCGGTGAAAGTCGTTAACCTGCCGCCGGATGCGCGGATGCGGCGGATTGTGGGGATGTCTGCGGAGGAGTTCATGGCTTTTCGCAAGAGCTTGAGGCCGCAGGAGCTGAAGGCGGCGGAGGAAGGCTTGAGCCCGACGCAGAGGGAGACGTTCGAGGCTTTGCAGGGTGGGCCGCGGATGGTGGGTACGGAGTTGCTGCAATCGCGAATGCTGCGGGATATCTATAGCGAACGGCAGTTGCAGGCGGTGATGACAGACTTCTGGCTCAACCACTTCAATGTGTATCTGCGGAAGAACCAGAACGAGCCTTATCTGCTGCCGGCGTTCGAGAGGGACGTGATTCGGCCGAATGCTCTGGGGAAGTTTGAAGATCTGCTGGTGGCGACGGCAAAGAGTCCGGCGATGCAGGTGTATCTGGATAATTGGCAGAGCATTGGGCCGAACTCGAAGGCTGCGCAGAATTCGGCGCGTGCGGCACAGCGGGCGACGAATCCGCAGGTGAAGCAGGCGCTGAAGGATCGTGGTTTGAATGAGAACTACGGGCGCGAGCTGATGGAGCTGCACACGATTGGAGTGCAGTGCGAGGTGAGTGCGGACCGTCCAGCGAAGAACCTGGATAAGTCGTGCGGTAAGGGCTATACGCAGCAGGACGTGATTGCGGTGGCGAAGACACTGACGGGATGGACGGTTGACCGTCCGGATGAAGGATCGGAGTTCAAGTTCGACGAGCGGCGACACGAGCCGGGCACGAAGAAGGTACTGGGCAAGAAGATCAAGGAGAACGGCGAAGCGGAGGGGATGCAGGTGCTGCATATGCTGGCGACGAGTCCGGCGACGGCGAAGCTGATCTCGACGCAACTGGCGGTGCGCTTTGTAAGCGACACGCCGCCGCCGGCGCTGGTGGACAGGATGGCGAAGGCGTTTGCTAAGAGCCATGGCGACATCAAGGTGGTGCTGCGGACGATGTTCGATTCGCCGGAGTTCTGGTCTCCGGAGGTGTATCGGGCGAAGGTGAAGACTCCGGTGGAGTTCGTCGTTTCGGCGGTACGGGCGAGCGAGGCGGACGTGACGGACGCGCAGCCGCTGGTGGGCGCGCTGAACCGGCTGGGGATGCCGCTGTATGGGATGCAGACTCCGAATGGATATAGCTGGAAGGCCGATGCGTGGGTGAATACGGGAGACCTGGTTGACCGGATGAACTTTGCGCTGGCGTTGAGCAGCGGACGAATGAATGGGGTGAAGACGGATTGGCGGGGGTTGCTGGGCGATGCATCGTTGCCGGATGCGGCGGCCAAGGAGCAACGGCTGGAGGCGTTGCTCCTGGATCAGCCTGCGAGCGAGCATACGCGGGCGACAGTGCTGGGACAGTTCCAGAATACGGCGGCGCAGGATGATGCCGCGAAGCGGTTTTCGGCGGGGCGGATTTTGAATGCTTCGGCGCGACAGGGGCAGGACGATCGGGATGCCGGGATGATGGCGGGATTGTTGTTGGGGTCGCCGGAGTTTCAGCGGCGATAA
- a CDS encoding DUF1501 domain-containing protein translates to MGITRRGFMKGGALALVGTSAIPSFLTRSVMAEMTTAAANKKKLVVLFQRGAADGLNIVVPYREQNYYAMRPTIAIKQNEVLDLDGFFGLHPAMAAFKPLYDQGHLAIVHAAGSPDTTRSHFDAQDYMESGTPGVKSTPDGWLNRALQAELLRGKPSAFRAVALGAQIPRTLEGKVPAIALDNVLDFSVGGRGPQTSPLSNAFQAMYDQSSDAVLHGTGEETFEAVKMLKATDPAHYQPAAGVVYPKTQFGNSLKQVAQLMKANLGVEAAFSDIGGWDTHQNQGNANGQLANRLTDFSEGVAAFWQDMGQEAENVTLVTMSEFGRTARQNGTGGTDHGHANVMFVLGGQVKGGKVYGKWPGLDNDQLNEGRDLTVTTDFRRVLGEAAYKTLGAKNLELVFPGSQVQPGEFLNFI, encoded by the coding sequence ATGGGAATTACCAGGCGTGGTTTTATGAAGGGTGGCGCGTTGGCGCTGGTGGGGACTTCGGCGATTCCTAGTTTTTTGACGCGGAGCGTGATGGCGGAGATGACGACCGCTGCGGCGAATAAGAAGAAGCTGGTAGTGCTGTTTCAGCGGGGCGCGGCGGATGGGTTGAATATCGTGGTGCCGTATCGCGAGCAGAATTATTATGCGATGCGTCCTACGATTGCGATCAAGCAGAACGAGGTGCTTGATCTGGATGGGTTCTTTGGGCTGCATCCTGCGATGGCTGCGTTCAAGCCGCTATATGACCAGGGGCATCTGGCGATCGTTCATGCGGCGGGTTCGCCGGATACGACGCGATCGCACTTCGATGCGCAGGATTATATGGAGAGTGGGACGCCGGGGGTGAAGTCGACTCCCGATGGTTGGCTCAATCGGGCTTTGCAGGCGGAGTTGCTGAGGGGAAAGCCTTCGGCTTTTCGCGCGGTGGCGCTGGGAGCGCAGATTCCGCGTACGCTGGAGGGTAAGGTCCCGGCGATTGCTTTGGACAACGTCCTGGACTTTTCGGTGGGAGGGCGCGGGCCACAGACTTCACCGCTGAGCAATGCGTTTCAGGCGATGTATGACCAGAGTTCGGACGCGGTGTTGCACGGGACGGGGGAGGAGACTTTTGAGGCAGTGAAGATGCTGAAGGCGACCGATCCGGCTCACTATCAGCCAGCGGCGGGAGTGGTCTATCCAAAGACGCAGTTTGGCAATAGTTTGAAGCAGGTGGCGCAGTTGATGAAGGCAAACCTTGGAGTGGAGGCTGCTTTCTCGGATATCGGCGGATGGGATACACACCAGAACCAGGGAAATGCGAATGGTCAGTTGGCGAATCGGTTGACGGATTTTTCTGAAGGGGTTGCGGCCTTCTGGCAGGATATGGGGCAGGAGGCGGAGAATGTGACGCTGGTGACGATGTCGGAGTTTGGTCGGACAGCGAGGCAGAATGGGACCGGTGGAACCGACCATGGTCATGCGAATGTGATGTTTGTGCTGGGCGGCCAGGTGAAGGGCGGCAAAGTGTATGGGAAGTGGCCCGGTTTGGATAATGACCAGTTGAATGAAGGGCGCGATCTGACTGTGACGACGGACTTTCGGCGAGTGCTGGGTGAGGCGGCTTATAAGACTCTGGGAGCGAAGAATCTGGAGCTGGTGTTTCCCGGATCGCAGGTGCAGCCGGGAGAGTTTTTGAATTTTATTTAG
- a CDS encoding DoxX family protein, with product MIKFLNSLQPLGALLLRLALGSAMIFHGYQKVSTHAALHHFVHYVVTLGLPYWLGYVSAFTEFVGGILVVLGLFARLASGFIAINMLVALVTVGIHQGFGNYNYIAELAAIAFMLCFYGAGALALDHKLGLS from the coding sequence ATGATCAAATTCCTGAACAGCCTCCAACCCTTGGGAGCTCTCCTCCTGCGCCTCGCCCTCGGCTCCGCCATGATCTTTCACGGATACCAAAAGGTCTCGACTCACGCTGCGCTGCATCACTTCGTCCACTACGTCGTCACCCTTGGACTTCCCTACTGGCTCGGCTACGTCTCGGCCTTCACGGAGTTTGTCGGCGGCATTCTGGTCGTCCTCGGCCTCTTCGCTCGCCTTGCCTCCGGCTTCATCGCCATCAATATGCTCGTTGCACTCGTCACCGTAGGCATCCATCAAGGCTTCGGCAACTACAACTACATCGCAGAACTCGCCGCCATCGCTTTCATGCTCTGCTTCTACGGCGCCGGAGCCCTCGCTCTCGACCACAAACTGGGCCTCTCCTGA
- a CDS encoding serine aminopeptidase domain-containing protein, translating into MPRPIAKPPKRRPQPAPTPETVDPIWLIKAIAATIAVAMVCGYLALCLLFYQGQWQLVLHPTRTSAAAASIDGTPYQLLHFGPDDSAIPQLTGWWIPAQPTANARYADITILFLPPGDGSLSNSIPTLSALHTLGLNIFAFDYRGYGQSANTHPNQQKMTHDVDSAWQYLTDSRAIAANHIIPYGVGAGASLAANLAAAHPAIPALILDSPHTDLLATARRDPRSGLIPTGLLFHENFPLASPLKTLHTPKLLLFTIQSPAAYTTAAEPRTIARFSTLSDPLYTQSIASFLDQYIAQSAKPVPPGTSGPK; encoded by the coding sequence ATGCCCCGCCCCATAGCAAAACCGCCCAAACGCCGCCCACAGCCAGCACCCACACCCGAAACAGTCGATCCCATCTGGCTCATCAAGGCCATCGCCGCCACCATAGCAGTGGCTATGGTCTGCGGTTATCTCGCACTCTGCCTCCTCTTCTATCAAGGACAATGGCAGCTCGTCCTGCATCCCACTCGGACCTCCGCCGCGGCCGCCTCCATTGACGGCACACCGTACCAGCTCCTTCACTTCGGCCCCGACGACTCCGCCATCCCCCAACTCACCGGCTGGTGGATCCCCGCTCAGCCCACCGCCAACGCCCGTTATGCCGACATCACCATCCTCTTTCTCCCTCCCGGTGACGGCTCCCTCAGCAACTCCATCCCTACCCTGTCAGCCCTTCACACCCTCGGTCTCAACATCTTCGCGTTCGACTACCGCGGCTATGGCCAAAGCGCCAACACCCACCCCAACCAGCAAAAGATGACCCACGACGTCGATTCCGCCTGGCAATACCTCACCGACTCAAGAGCCATCGCCGCCAATCACATCATTCCGTACGGCGTCGGAGCCGGAGCCTCCCTCGCAGCCAATCTCGCCGCCGCGCATCCGGCCATCCCAGCCCTCATCCTCGATTCCCCACACACCGATCTGCTCGCCACCGCCCGCCGCGACCCACGCTCCGGCCTCATTCCCACCGGCCTTCTCTTCCACGAAAACTTCCCCCTGGCCTCACCCCTCAAAACCCTGCACACACCCAAGCTCCTTCTCTTCACGATCCAATCGCCAGCAGCCTACACCACCGCAGCCGAGCCCAGAACCATCGCCAGATTCAGCACTCTCAGCGATCCCCTCTACACTCAATCGATCGCCAGCTTCCTCGACCAATACATAGCTCAATCCGCAAAACCCGTACCTCCTGGTACATCGGGCCCCAAATAG
- a CDS encoding Rieske 2Fe-2S domain-containing protein, protein MAQWVRLCGLGEAPAAGKVMEAEVDGVGICLANVNGKLSALDNVCPHRQGPLGQGWLEGEAVVCPWHSWTFNLKTGLSEYPVHERVDVFAVRVEGEDVLVNLEPEPLEEVEPEAKTSLG, encoded by the coding sequence GTGGCGCAGTGGGTCAGGTTGTGCGGGTTGGGTGAGGCTCCGGCGGCGGGGAAGGTGATGGAGGCTGAGGTCGACGGCGTGGGGATTTGTCTGGCAAATGTGAATGGCAAGTTGTCGGCGCTGGATAATGTTTGTCCGCACCGGCAGGGGCCGCTGGGACAGGGGTGGCTGGAGGGTGAGGCGGTGGTCTGTCCGTGGCACTCGTGGACGTTCAATTTGAAGACGGGGTTATCCGAGTATCCGGTGCATGAACGGGTGGATGTTTTTGCGGTGAGGGTTGAGGGAGAAGATGTGCTGGTGAATCTTGAGCCTGAGCCGCTGGAAGAAGTAGAGCCTGAGGCTAAAACCTCTTTGGGGTAA
- a CDS encoding class II aldolase/adducin family protein produces MTQYLTEEPIPFHVASAGPISDPEAVVSPLEADLRSQLVRIGKAMHRVGYTPATAGNLSVRLDHQRILATPTGCSKSLLQASDMVIVDLDGHKLSGLRKVTSEIGMHLAVYRMRPDVQAIVHAHPPIATAFAACRKPLDQPICSEIMMTTGLVPLADYATTGTDEVSASLQPFLLHHDAILLANHGLLTYGETLLDAFMKTETVEHFAQVSLAAHQLGGGVPLEEADLEKLRHARTRYKRNAANEPCNL; encoded by the coding sequence ATGACCCAATATCTAACCGAAGAGCCCATTCCTTTTCACGTCGCCAGTGCAGGCCCCATCTCAGACCCGGAGGCGGTGGTCAGCCCCCTGGAAGCAGATCTCCGCAGCCAACTCGTCCGCATCGGCAAAGCGATGCATCGCGTCGGCTACACTCCGGCGACCGCAGGCAATCTCTCCGTACGCCTCGATCATCAGCGCATCCTGGCGACGCCGACGGGGTGCAGCAAATCCCTACTGCAAGCCTCAGACATGGTCATCGTCGATCTTGACGGCCACAAGCTCTCTGGCCTGCGTAAAGTCACCAGTGAGATCGGCATGCACCTCGCCGTTTATCGCATGCGTCCCGACGTGCAGGCCATCGTTCACGCGCATCCTCCCATTGCAACTGCGTTTGCCGCATGCCGTAAGCCGCTCGACCAACCCATCTGCTCCGAAATTATGATGACGACAGGCCTCGTCCCGCTGGCCGATTATGCAACCACCGGTACCGACGAAGTAAGCGCCAGCCTCCAGCCTTTCCTGCTCCACCACGACGCCATCCTGCTCGCGAACCATGGCCTGCTGACCTACGGCGAAACCCTTCTCGACGCCTTCATGAAGACAGAAACCGTCGAGCACTTCGCCCAGGTCAGCCTGGCTGCGCATCAACTAGGGGGTGGCGTCCCCTTGGAAGAAGCCGATCTCGAAAAGCTGCGCCACGCCCGAACGCGCTACAAACGAAACGCAGCCAACGAACCCTGCAATCTGTAA
- the yiaK gene encoding 3-dehydro-L-gulonate 2-dehydrogenase, whose amino-acid sequence MLRVPYADLYSALQKAMQQLGLQGDRADLCARLFAETTRDGVYTHGLNRFPRFAAMVRNGSVDVTAEPERIAAFGSIERWDGHRGPGNLNAYAAMQRTIALAKENGIGAVALANTNHWMRGGSYGWLAAEHGLFSLCWSNTLPNLPAWGTAAPTVGNNPLVIAVPRPKGHVVLDMAMSQFSYGTLAAYSKRNAPLPVPGGYDTDGNLTTDAAAIEESQRALPIGYWKGSSLALVLDMIAAMLAGGLATHQLPLDPTLEAGQSQLFLAINPTRLGTPDELDRIVEDIITNLHDTTPLDPAKPLRYPGEQTLHLREENLRLGVPVEPELWQQINTAQ is encoded by the coding sequence ATGCTCAGAGTTCCATACGCCGATCTCTACTCCGCCCTTCAAAAAGCCATGCAGCAACTCGGTCTTCAGGGGGATCGCGCCGACCTATGCGCCCGCCTCTTCGCCGAAACCACACGCGACGGCGTCTACACCCACGGTCTCAACCGCTTCCCTCGTTTCGCCGCCATGGTCCGTAATGGCAGCGTCGACGTCACCGCCGAGCCCGAGCGTATCGCCGCCTTCGGCAGCATCGAGCGCTGGGACGGCCACCGCGGCCCCGGCAATCTCAACGCCTACGCAGCCATGCAGCGCACCATCGCTCTCGCTAAAGAAAACGGCATCGGCGCCGTCGCCCTCGCCAACACCAATCACTGGATGCGTGGCGGAAGCTACGGCTGGCTCGCCGCCGAGCACGGCCTCTTCTCCCTCTGCTGGAGCAACACCCTCCCCAATCTCCCCGCCTGGGGGACCGCCGCGCCCACGGTCGGCAACAATCCGCTCGTCATCGCTGTTCCGCGCCCGAAAGGCCATGTCGTTTTGGATATGGCCATGTCGCAGTTTTCCTACGGAACCCTCGCCGCCTACAGCAAACGCAACGCTCCCCTCCCCGTCCCCGGCGGCTACGACACGGACGGTAACCTTACCACCGATGCCGCAGCCATCGAAGAATCGCAGCGCGCCCTCCCCATCGGCTACTGGAAAGGCTCCAGCCTCGCGCTCGTCCTCGACATGATTGCCGCCATGCTCGCCGGAGGCCTCGCCACTCATCAGCTCCCCCTCGATCCCACACTCGAAGCCGGTCAGTCTCAGCTCTTCCTCGCCATCAACCCCACGCGCCTCGGCACCCCCGACGAATTAGACCGGATCGTCGAAGACATCATCACCAATCTCCACGACACCACGCCTCTCGACCCCGCAAAACCCCTCCGATACCCCGGCGAGCAAACCCTCCACCTACGCGAAGAGAACCTGCGCCTGGGCGTTCCCGTGGAACCCGAACTATGGCAGCAGATCAATACTGCGCAATAA